From a region of the Narcine bancroftii isolate sNarBan1 chromosome 5, sNarBan1.hap1, whole genome shotgun sequence genome:
- the LOC138763851 gene encoding armadillo-like helical domain containing protein 1 isoform X1 — protein MASSKERVEMSKFMGFLQDWDHGSRATRIRILNDFVNTNRGKTSPELELQFAQGTSLFLTRLTAWLRITYMVGTCVTEQLQAIGIFLSAVSGHRYLVEVLEVGGLLTFLEILRLKQLQEDAKQEALKLLQIIANAGRKYKELICESYGVRNVAECLAHSKLEKTQEQAQILLELLAQGNPKYQLHVYKGLIALLPCTSPKVQQMALQSLRTLQSVVKLVHPCIVEPLLNLLRTIHFEVQYEVIEFIKILLNYKIRQALLEGLVVCLAPSMDFLKPWPKILYDEPTSSLTESSPLFVQQAASAKVVGIITKESNEIAEELLQLRVVHHLMIAMGNLEHADSQKQACLALENLIHSFPVVEEHVRKAMGEAFYELYMRNPANLYLKMDSIQAAVLVDNKVNIPGSVEAVAE, from the exons ATGGCTTCATCAAAAGAGCGAGTGGAAATGTCCAAATTTATGGGTTTTCTGCAGGACTGGGACCATGGCTCCAGAGCTACCCGAATTCGTATACTGAATGACTTTGTAAATACCAACCGAGGTAAAACAAGTCCAGAGCTGGAATTACAGTTTGCTCAAGGAACTAGTTTGTTTCTCACAAGATTGACAGCATGGCTCCGAATAAC ATACATGGTTGGTACTTGTGTAACTGAACAATTACAAgccattggtatatttttatcagCAGTAAGTGG TCATCGATATCTAGTAGAAGTTTTAGAAGTTGGTGGTCTTTTGACTTTCCTGGAGATTCTGAGACTAAAACAATTGCAAGAAGATGCCAAACAAGAAGCATTAAAATTACTTCAAATTATTGCAAATGCTGGACGAAAATACAAAGAGTTAATCTGTGAAAGCTATG GTGTGAGAAATGTTGCAGAATGTTTAGCACATTCAAAATTGGAAAAGACCCAAGAACAGGCTCAGATCTTGTTGGAACTATTAGCCCAAGGCAATCCAAAGTATCAGCTGCACGTTTACAAAGGACTCATAGCATTATTGCCATGCACCTCCCCGAAAGTACAGCAAATGGCTCTGCAGTCATTGAGGACTCTACAG AGTGTTGTGAAGCTTGTACATCCTTGTATTGTTGAACCTCTTCTGAACTTACTGAGAACTATACATTTCGAAGTGCAATATGAAG TGATTGAATTCATCAAGATACTTCTGAATTATAAAATACGACAAGCTTTGCTAGAAGGATTGGTTGTGTGTCTAGCTCCATCAATGGACTTCTTAAAGCCTTGGCCAAAAATTCTTTATg ATGAACCCACATCAAGTCTCACAGAATCCTCACCATTATTTGTGCAACAAGCTGCATCAGCAAAAGTTGTAGG TATAATCACTAAGGAATCAAATGAGATAGCTGAGGAACTGTTGCAGCTCAGAGTGGTACATCACCTCATGATTGCCATGGGGAACTTGGAACATGCTGACAGCCAAAAGCAAGCTTGCTTGGCATTGGAA AACCTGATTCATTCATTTCCAGTTGTGGAAGAACATGTACGAAAAGCCATGGGAGAAGCATTTTATGAATTGTATATG
- the LOC138763851 gene encoding armadillo-like helical domain containing protein 1 isoform X2, with amino-acid sequence MASSKERVEMSKFMGFLQDWDHGSRATRIRILNDFVNTNRGKTSPELELQFAQGTSLFLTRLTAWLRITYMVGTCVTEQLQAIGIFLSAVSGHRYLVEVLEVGGLLTFLEILRLKQLQEDAKQEALKLLQIIANAGRKYKELICESYGVRNVAECLAHSKLEKTQEQAQILLELLAQGNPKYQLHVYKGLIALLPCTSPKVQQMALQSLRTLQSVVKLVHPCIVEPLLNLLRTIHFEVQYEVIEFIKILLNYKIRQALLEGLVVCLAPSMDFLKPWPKILYDEPTSSLTESSPLFVQQAASAKVVGIITKESNEIAEELLQLRVVHHLMIAMGNLEHADSQKQACLALENLIHSFPVVEEHVRKAMGEAFYELYMRNPANLYLKMDSIQAAVLVDNKVNIPGFEAVAE; translated from the exons ATGGCTTCATCAAAAGAGCGAGTGGAAATGTCCAAATTTATGGGTTTTCTGCAGGACTGGGACCATGGCTCCAGAGCTACCCGAATTCGTATACTGAATGACTTTGTAAATACCAACCGAGGTAAAACAAGTCCAGAGCTGGAATTACAGTTTGCTCAAGGAACTAGTTTGTTTCTCACAAGATTGACAGCATGGCTCCGAATAAC ATACATGGTTGGTACTTGTGTAACTGAACAATTACAAgccattggtatatttttatcagCAGTAAGTGG TCATCGATATCTAGTAGAAGTTTTAGAAGTTGGTGGTCTTTTGACTTTCCTGGAGATTCTGAGACTAAAACAATTGCAAGAAGATGCCAAACAAGAAGCATTAAAATTACTTCAAATTATTGCAAATGCTGGACGAAAATACAAAGAGTTAATCTGTGAAAGCTATG GTGTGAGAAATGTTGCAGAATGTTTAGCACATTCAAAATTGGAAAAGACCCAAGAACAGGCTCAGATCTTGTTGGAACTATTAGCCCAAGGCAATCCAAAGTATCAGCTGCACGTTTACAAAGGACTCATAGCATTATTGCCATGCACCTCCCCGAAAGTACAGCAAATGGCTCTGCAGTCATTGAGGACTCTACAG AGTGTTGTGAAGCTTGTACATCCTTGTATTGTTGAACCTCTTCTGAACTTACTGAGAACTATACATTTCGAAGTGCAATATGAAG TGATTGAATTCATCAAGATACTTCTGAATTATAAAATACGACAAGCTTTGCTAGAAGGATTGGTTGTGTGTCTAGCTCCATCAATGGACTTCTTAAAGCCTTGGCCAAAAATTCTTTATg ATGAACCCACATCAAGTCTCACAGAATCCTCACCATTATTTGTGCAACAAGCTGCATCAGCAAAAGTTGTAGG TATAATCACTAAGGAATCAAATGAGATAGCTGAGGAACTGTTGCAGCTCAGAGTGGTACATCACCTCATGATTGCCATGGGGAACTTGGAACATGCTGACAGCCAAAAGCAAGCTTGCTTGGCATTGGAA AACCTGATTCATTCATTTCCAGTTGTGGAAGAACATGTACGAAAAGCCATGGGAGAAGCATTTTATGAATTGTATATG